In the genome of Hyphobacterium sp. CCMP332, one region contains:
- a CDS encoding segregation/condensation protein A, whose product MSFEIKLPLFEGPFDLLLFFIERDELDIYDIPISKITKDFLEYLQHLEQLNMDVASEFIWVAASLMKIKSRLLLPRPELDEEGNEIDPREELVKHLLEYKKYKSVVEDFKNLESGRIDRETRGNLTEELKSLYAQNNVEAELQNLDLYKLLKVYQKVIEKYEYEKNLPKHEVVEYPYTIEKQRKYILTLTGTKEKVSFVDVISTNPDKVAVIFNFLAILELLQMNHLKIIIGEGYNNFWISKGDKVTEDLEN is encoded by the coding sequence GTGAGCTTTGAAATAAAACTACCCCTGTTTGAAGGACCATTCGATTTGCTTCTATTCTTTATAGAACGCGATGAATTGGATATTTATGATATTCCTATTTCAAAAATAACCAAGGATTTTCTCGAATACCTGCAACATTTAGAACAGCTTAATATGGATGTAGCCAGTGAGTTTATTTGGGTGGCCGCCTCACTAATGAAAATCAAATCCAGGCTTTTACTGCCAAGACCGGAATTGGATGAAGAAGGCAATGAGATTGACCCCAGAGAGGAATTGGTTAAACATTTGCTGGAATATAAAAAATATAAATCGGTTGTCGAAGATTTTAAAAATTTGGAATCCGGTAGAATTGATCGCGAAACGCGCGGTAACCTAACCGAAGAATTAAAATCCTTATATGCTCAAAATAATGTAGAAGCCGAACTTCAGAATCTTGATCTTTATAAACTTCTAAAAGTATATCAGAAGGTTATCGAAAAGTATGAGTATGAAAAAAATCTTCCCAAACATGAAGTCGTTGAATATCCTTACACCATTGAAAAACAAAGAAAATACATTTTAACCCTAACAGGAACTAAAGAAAAGGTATCATTTGTTGATGTTATCTCAACAAATCCGGATAAAGTGGCAGTAATTTTTAATTTTTTGGCAATACTCGAATTACTTCAAATGAATCATTTAAAAATAATTATTGGAGAGGGCTATAATAATTTTTGGATATCAAAAGGAGATAAGGTAACCGAGGATTTAGAAAACTAA
- a CDS encoding alpha/beta hydrolase, whose protein sequence is MRQSPDLSYKSFGEGSKHVIFLHGYCEVKEMWDDFISHFKDIFQFYKFISIDLPGFGKSQMPESLNTLSDSAEMVAEHVRSLGIDKSIWIGHSLGGYVILNLLRKYDEMLEGICLFHSSIYADSPEKKKQRNKTSNFIRENGKKAFLLNFIPNLFFEKNKISCDKEIHRSIKQGMQNSEESMIKYMEMMRERLDKSNELAASKIPVHFICGKNDSSVPLSISQKQIRHIPTSSSTLLDECGHMGMFENPIESSASIKSFLSNF, encoded by the coding sequence ATGCGTCAAAGTCCCGATTTAAGTTATAAATCCTTTGGTGAAGGAAGCAAACATGTCATTTTTCTCCACGGATATTGCGAAGTGAAAGAAATGTGGGATGATTTTATTTCCCATTTTAAAGATATCTTCCAGTTTTATAAATTTATTAGCATTGATTTACCGGGTTTTGGTAAGAGCCAGATGCCGGAATCATTAAATACTTTATCAGATTCAGCCGAAATGGTAGCTGAACATGTGCGATCCCTCGGGATAGATAAATCCATTTGGATTGGGCATTCGCTTGGTGGATATGTCATATTGAACTTGCTTCGCAAGTACGATGAAATGCTTGAAGGCATTTGTCTTTTTCATTCCTCTATATATGCAGATTCTCCTGAGAAAAAAAAGCAAAGGAATAAAACATCTAATTTCATTCGGGAAAATGGGAAAAAAGCTTTTTTGTTAAACTTTATTCCCAATTTGTTCTTTGAGAAAAACAAAATTTCCTGTGATAAAGAAATTCATAGGTCAATTAAACAGGGGATGCAAAACTCTGAAGAATCTATGATAAAATACATGGAAATGATGCGAGAGCGTTTGGATAAAAGCAATGAATTAGCGGCTTCCAAAATACCGGTCCATTTTATTTGTGGAAAGAATGATTCCAGCGTTCCTTTAAGTATTTCTCAAAAACAGATTCGCCATATTCCAACTTCCAGCTCCACTTTATTAGATGAGTGTGGGCATATGGGTATGTTTGAAAATCCCATTGAGAGTTCAGCTTCAATAAAATCGTTTTTATCCAATTTCTAA
- a CDS encoding S8 family serine peptidase yields the protein MKTLLQLSRAAIICIFLMGIQLQSSAQSASEEGNDFNFPYVKMDRNSDLIYLEARSFKAEKINNFTGKVKLLANEVVQNGIVRILQFSILPNQSLKEEMASRGLFLLDYIPNRAFIAHLNTNTKYQDLIKWNVQAMAVMTPDLKMDKFITTSQYPEYVIEGTKRRLVVRTFENIDFSISLSKVSAISNVEIIQSMENLHAIEILIDENKVHLLAENKYVKYIEIGQDEGKAENFTARTLHRSNTINTSYLGGKKYDGSGVSVMMQDDGGIGPHIDFKGRVDQSLASITGSNGDHGDHVAGTFMGSGNLDPLGAGMAPGVFGHIAGNLNSNYNFVPGLFTNDSVVITTKSYSNGCNAGYTTLTEQLDNQVVTYDPLVHVFSAGNSNGSNCGYGAGSQWGNITGGHKVGKNVITVANLNFTDNISSSSSRGPAADGRIKPDISAKGSSVYSTIENYDYGLKSGTSMSCPGVTGILAQLYHAYRDHNGGANPNSALMKAIALNTAEDLGNPGPDYIFGWGRINAKEAYKVIENKNYLDSVISNGDSVSHILNIPNNVSRVKIMLYWKDPAASVSSVFDLVNDLDLKVTDPGASLHLPLVLDPTPNSTSLNFPATPGIDNLNNMEQVVIDQPSTGSYEIKINGTMVPQGPQEYYIVYRYEFDEIDLTYPIGGEPISPGENQVIRWDAFGNSLPFSLDYSLDSGQSWTNITSNVSATLRYFSWNVPNNISTNKGLVRISRGTQTDVSESTFSILGVPSNLDVFSSCTDSAALSWQAVANADGYEVRKLGNQYMDSVEFTTSTSTYINNIDFNDPNVWLTVQAVFLNSSNQITGMGRRAVAIRKASGIYNCPTVLPTADFSANKTAVCVDGTVLFNNETVNGSGNYTWTITPSSHTFVNGTNQNSENPEVQFHSNSDYTVKLDAANLAGVSTEEKVDYINTFAANTNLNESFEFALFPPLSWTIEPSAGSITWVSSSVNVGPDGSATKAAYFNRFGDVSIGEEDALVTRAIDISDYTNPMLVFDVAYAAQSSLPPAVSGGLRIDYSNDCGSNFQTSAYFKPSNDLMTTGFQASLWEPNSSTEWRSDSLDLSAMASKGVVLKFINISGINSNSLFLDNIRVIDFVTGLNEESKISLNVYPNPTNGSFTINASNLKGEKFEISIIDSKGKELIKRSKNSLNSSFNITFDMRNLSSGLYTIKVIGENSMTIKKLSYIKN from the coding sequence ATGAAAACATTGCTACAACTGAGCAGAGCTGCAATAATTTGTATTTTCTTAATGGGAATTCAATTGCAATCAAGTGCACAAAGTGCAAGTGAAGAAGGAAATGATTTTAATTTTCCCTATGTAAAAATGGATCGAAACTCAGATTTGATTTATCTGGAAGCCAGAAGTTTTAAAGCTGAGAAAATCAATAATTTTACCGGTAAGGTTAAATTATTGGCAAATGAAGTGGTTCAAAACGGAATTGTTAGAATCTTACAATTTTCAATTTTACCAAACCAGTCATTAAAAGAAGAAATGGCTTCCAGAGGCTTATTTTTATTGGATTATATTCCGAACAGAGCCTTCATCGCCCACTTAAATACAAATACAAAATATCAGGATCTAATAAAATGGAATGTTCAAGCCATGGCGGTAATGACTCCTGATCTCAAAATGGATAAATTCATTACCACCTCGCAGTATCCGGAATATGTAATAGAAGGTACAAAAAGGAGATTGGTTGTTAGGACATTTGAAAACATAGATTTTTCGATTTCACTTTCCAAAGTGAGTGCCATTTCAAATGTTGAAATAATTCAAAGCATGGAAAATCTTCATGCAATTGAAATCTTAATTGATGAAAACAAAGTCCATCTTTTAGCTGAGAATAAATACGTAAAATATATAGAAATCGGCCAGGACGAAGGAAAAGCAGAAAACTTTACAGCAAGAACGCTTCATAGATCAAATACAATTAATACCTCGTATTTGGGTGGTAAAAAGTACGATGGTTCCGGTGTGTCAGTTATGATGCAGGATGATGGTGGTATAGGTCCACATATCGATTTTAAAGGAAGAGTTGACCAGAGTTTGGCCAGCATTACCGGTTCCAATGGTGACCATGGCGATCACGTAGCGGGAACCTTCATGGGGAGTGGAAATTTGGATCCATTGGGAGCAGGAATGGCTCCGGGTGTCTTTGGTCATATTGCAGGAAATTTAAATTCAAATTACAATTTCGTTCCGGGTTTATTCACCAATGACAGCGTTGTAATTACCACAAAATCCTATAGTAATGGTTGCAATGCTGGTTATACCACACTTACTGAACAGCTTGACAATCAGGTTGTTACTTATGATCCTTTAGTACATGTTTTTTCTGCAGGAAATTCAAATGGTTCAAATTGTGGATACGGTGCCGGGAGTCAATGGGGAAATATAACAGGTGGTCATAAAGTTGGAAAAAATGTAATAACTGTTGCCAATCTAAACTTTACTGATAATATTTCTTCAAGTAGCTCGAGAGGTCCGGCTGCTGATGGAAGAATAAAACCGGATATCTCTGCAAAAGGTAGTAGTGTTTATTCAACTATTGAAAATTATGATTACGGATTAAAATCGGGTACTTCTATGTCATGCCCGGGTGTGACAGGTATTTTGGCGCAACTTTATCATGCGTATAGAGATCATAATGGAGGTGCTAATCCTAATTCCGCATTGATGAAAGCCATTGCTTTGAATACGGCTGAAGATCTCGGAAATCCGGGGCCGGACTACATATTTGGATGGGGTAGAATAAATGCAAAAGAGGCTTATAAAGTAATTGAAAATAAAAATTATCTGGATTCAGTAATAAGTAACGGGGATTCTGTATCACATATACTAAATATTCCAAACAATGTCTCAAGAGTAAAAATTATGCTTTATTGGAAAGATCCTGCTGCATCGGTAAGCTCTGTTTTTGATCTGGTAAATGATTTGGACCTGAAAGTTACGGACCCAGGTGCCTCATTACACCTTCCATTAGTGTTAGATCCAACACCAAATTCAACAAGCTTGAATTTTCCTGCAACACCTGGAATTGACAATTTAAACAATATGGAGCAGGTTGTAATAGATCAACCCAGCACCGGATCATATGAAATTAAAATCAATGGCACGATGGTTCCCCAGGGACCTCAAGAATACTACATCGTTTATCGCTATGAATTTGATGAAATAGACTTAACCTATCCAATTGGAGGAGAGCCGATTTCTCCGGGTGAAAATCAGGTTATCCGTTGGGACGCTTTTGGAAACTCTTTACCATTTTCTTTGGACTATTCTTTAGATAGCGGACAATCCTGGACAAATATAACCAGTAATGTTTCAGCTACTTTACGCTATTTCAGTTGGAATGTTCCAAACAACATAAGCACCAACAAAGGATTGGTAAGGATAAGCCGCGGAACTCAGACTGATGTTTCCGAATCGACATTTTCGATTCTAGGAGTTCCTTCAAACCTTGATGTATTTTCAAGTTGTACAGATTCTGCAGCCTTGTCTTGGCAAGCGGTAGCAAACGCAGATGGGTATGAAGTACGAAAATTAGGAAATCAATATATGGATTCAGTTGAGTTTACAACATCCACTTCAACCTATATTAACAATATAGATTTCAACGATCCAAATGTTTGGTTGACAGTACAGGCGGTATTTTTGAACTCCTCAAACCAAATTACTGGAATGGGAAGAAGAGCTGTTGCAATAAGAAAAGCAAGTGGTATTTACAATTGCCCAACTGTATTGCCAACTGCAGATTTTAGTGCAAACAAAACAGCTGTTTGTGTTGACGGTACGGTATTATTCAATAATGAAACAGTTAACGGATCCGGAAACTACACCTGGACTATAACTCCTTCATCTCATACATTTGTAAATGGTACAAATCAAAACTCTGAAAATCCGGAAGTACAATTCCATTCGAATAGCGACTATACCGTTAAACTGGATGCTGCCAATTTAGCCGGTGTATCAACTGAAGAAAAAGTTGATTATATAAATACCTTTGCTGCAAATACAAATCTCAATGAATCCTTTGAATTTGCACTTTTCCCTCCTTTAAGCTGGACGATAGAGCCAAGTGCGGGTTCTATTACCTGGGTTTCTTCAAGTGTAAATGTTGGTCCGGATGGCAGTGCTACAAAGGCCGCCTATTTTAATCGCTTTGGCGATGTGAGTATCGGAGAAGAAGATGCACTCGTGACACGAGCTATTGATATAAGTGATTATACTAATCCTATGTTGGTATTTGATGTGGCATATGCAGCACAATCAAGTTTACCTCCTGCTGTTTCGGGTGGACTAAGAATCGACTATTCAAACGACTGCGGTAGTAATTTTCAAACAAGTGCTTACTTTAAACCAAGTAATGATTTGATGACGACAGGATTCCAAGCTTCTTTATGGGAGCCGAATTCATCAACAGAATGGAGAAGTGATTCATTAGATTTAAGCGCAATGGCGTCTAAAGGTGTTGTTTTGAAATTTATAAACATTTCAGGCATCAACAGCAATAGCCTTTTCCTCGATAATATTCGTGTGATTGATTTTGTGACAGGTTTAAATGAAGAAAGCAAAATATCACTTAATGTTTATCCAAATCCGACAAATGGCTCATTTACAATAAATGCGAGCAATTTAAAAGGAGAAAAATTCGAGATATCCATTATAGACTCCAAAGGAAAAGAGTTAATCAAAAGATCAAAGAATTCATTAAATTCATCTTTCAATATCACTTTCGATATGAGAAATCTGAGTTCCGGCCTTTATACGATTAAAGTAATTGGAGAGAATTCTATGACTATTAAAAAATTGAGCTACATTAAAAATTAA
- a CDS encoding 1-deoxy-D-xylulose-5-phosphate synthase, which yields MLIEPGKLLAEIKTPHDLRQLKPEQLPQVCEELRQYIVDTVSVYGGHFGASLGVVEMTVAMHYVFETPNDQLVWDVGHQAYGHKILTGRMDRFHTNRIYGGLSGFPKRSESEYDTFGVGHSSTSISAALGMSEASRLKKDHNKQHIAVIGDGAMTGGMAFEGMNNAGTSDSNLLIVLNDNCMSIDPNVGALKEYLTDITTSHTYNKFRDEVWNLLGKMSKFGANAQEIASKIENGIKSAVLNQSNLFEALNLRYFGPVDGHDVLHLVEVFKDLKDIQGPKILHCLTIKGKGYPLAEIDQTKWHAPGKFDKITGEIFKKTPDKPQAPKYQEVFGHTIVELARENEKIVGVTPAMPSGCSLNIMMREIPERAFDVGIAEQHAVTFSAGLATQGMVPFCNIYSTFMQRAYDQVIHDVAIQNLPVIFCLDRAGVAGADGPTHHGAYDLAYMRCIPNMVVAAPMNEAELRNMMFSATKFNGPFTIRYPRGQGVMPEWKTKMEQIQIGTGRELKKGKDIAILSIGHIGNEAVKAVESLEKEGLDPGLYDMRFVKPLDEKLLTKIFKNYKHIITVEDGCVMGGFGSAVLEFMASKGFNASVKILGIPDRVVEHGTQPELYKECEYDADAIINAAHVYVNSAVNI from the coding sequence ATGTTAATTGAACCCGGCAAACTACTAGCTGAAATCAAAACCCCCCATGATCTCAGACAATTGAAACCTGAACAACTCCCCCAGGTTTGTGAAGAACTAAGACAATACATCGTAGATACTGTTTCTGTTTATGGCGGTCATTTTGGTGCAAGTCTGGGCGTGGTTGAAATGACGGTCGCTATGCATTATGTATTCGAAACCCCAAATGACCAATTGGTCTGGGACGTTGGCCATCAGGCTTACGGTCATAAAATTTTGACCGGAAGAATGGACCGTTTTCATACCAATAGGATTTATGGCGGTTTGTCTGGTTTCCCAAAAAGAAGTGAAAGCGAATACGACACATTTGGTGTTGGTCATAGTTCCACATCGATTTCCGCTGCTTTGGGAATGTCCGAAGCATCGAGGTTAAAAAAAGATCATAATAAACAACACATTGCGGTCATTGGAGACGGAGCCATGACAGGTGGTATGGCATTTGAAGGCATGAATAATGCAGGAACCTCAGATTCAAATCTTTTGATTGTTTTGAATGATAATTGCATGTCGATTGATCCCAATGTAGGTGCATTAAAGGAATATCTTACAGACATAACCACGAGTCATACCTACAATAAATTCAGAGATGAAGTATGGAATTTGTTGGGGAAAATGAGCAAATTTGGTGCAAATGCCCAGGAAATTGCCTCAAAAATTGAAAATGGTATTAAATCTGCAGTTTTAAATCAAAGTAATTTATTTGAAGCCCTGAATCTCAGATATTTTGGTCCCGTTGATGGTCATGATGTCTTGCATTTGGTGGAAGTTTTCAAAGACTTAAAAGACATACAAGGTCCTAAAATATTGCATTGTCTGACGATCAAAGGTAAAGGCTACCCACTTGCAGAAATTGATCAAACCAAATGGCATGCACCCGGAAAATTTGATAAAATTACCGGTGAGATTTTTAAGAAAACACCTGATAAGCCTCAGGCTCCAAAATATCAGGAAGTATTTGGGCATACCATCGTAGAGCTGGCAAGGGAAAATGAAAAAATAGTTGGTGTGACCCCGGCAATGCCAAGTGGATGCTCTTTAAATATCATGATGAGGGAAATTCCCGAAAGAGCTTTTGATGTCGGAATTGCAGAGCAGCATGCCGTCACATTTTCCGCCGGTTTAGCTACTCAGGGAATGGTGCCTTTTTGCAATATTTATTCTACGTTTATGCAAAGGGCATACGATCAGGTAATTCACGATGTTGCCATTCAAAATCTTCCAGTGATATTCTGTCTGGACCGTGCCGGTGTTGCTGGCGCAGATGGCCCAACGCATCATGGTGCTTATGATTTGGCATACATGCGTTGCATTCCTAATATGGTAGTAGCAGCACCTATGAATGAAGCGGAATTGCGTAATATGATGTTTTCAGCTACAAAATTCAATGGCCCATTTACTATCAGGTATCCAAGAGGTCAGGGGGTGATGCCCGAATGGAAAACTAAAATGGAACAAATTCAAATTGGTACCGGAAGGGAATTAAAGAAAGGTAAGGATATTGCCATATTGAGCATTGGCCATATTGGAAATGAAGCAGTAAAAGCCGTAGAAAGTCTTGAAAAAGAAGGTCTTGATCCGGGTTTGTACGATATGCGATTTGTAAAACCACTGGATGAAAAATTACTTACAAAAATCTTCAAAAATTATAAACATATTATAACCGTTGAAGATGGTTGTGTTATGGGTGGATTTGGCAGCGCAGTTCTCGAATTCATGGCAAGCAAAGGATTTAATGCAAGCGTTAAAATTCTTGGAATACCCGACAGAGTGGTAGAGCATGGTACCCAACCTGAGCTTTACAAAGAATGCGAATACGATGCCGATGCGATAATCAATGCCGCACATGTTTATGTTAATTCGGCTGTAAATATTTAA